A region of the Muricauda sp. MAR_2010_75 genome:
CAACGCCTCACCTACCTGCATGGCCGGAAGCATTCCTTCTTGTTCCTCGGCACTGTCCTCTTCGTCAGTTCCTTCCAAATACACTTTCAGGAAACCATCAAACTTTACCACCTCTCCGTTGGCGGTAAATTCCTCTTGGTGCTTGTTGGCCTGAATCTTGACATTGGTACGTTCCAACTGGGCATCGCTCATTTGCGAGGCCAGGGTTCGTTTCCAAATCAGTTCATATAATTTTGATTGGTCCCGCTCCAACGAGGGGGATTGTAATTTCATATCTGTGGGGCGAATGGCCTCGTGCGCCTCTTGGGCCCCTTTGGATTTACCCGTGTAATTCCGCACTTGGCTGTACGAATCCCCATAATTCTCAATAATGGCATCTTTCGCCGCGCCCAATGCCTCATTGGATAGGTTTACGCTATCCGTTCGCATATAGGTAATGAGACCGGCTTCGTACAATCGCTGGGCCACTTGCATGGTTCTGCTCACCGAAAAATACAGCTTACGGGACGCCTCTTGCTGTAAAGTGGATGTGGTAAAAGGTGGTGCGGGCGATTTTTTGGCCGGTTTTTTGTCCAAGTTGGCCACCGAAAAATCAGCCCCCATATTTTGTTTCAAGAAAGCCTCTGCTGCTTCCTTGTCTGAAAAGGTTTTGTTGAGTCGTGCTGAAAACACGTTCCCGTCCGCAGTTTTAAACTCAGCTTTGATTCGGAATGACGCTTCTGGTGTAAAGGCATCAATCTCACGTTCGCGCTCCACGATCAATCGCACCGCTACCGACTGTACCCGGCCTGCCGAAAGCCCAGGTTTTATTTTTTTCCACAATACCGGTGAAAGTTCATAGCCCACCAATCGGTCCAAGACCCTTCGGGCCTGTTGCGCATTCACCAAATTATAATTGATTTCCCTCGGATTTTCTATGGCCTTTTGGATCGCTGACTTGGTAATGGAGTTGAAAACAATTCGTTTTACCTTACTCTTGTCCAACTTCAGCTCTTCGGCCAAGTGCCAAGAAATGGCCTCTCCCTCCCGGTCCTCATCACTGGCCAACCAGATGGTGTCTGCTTTTTCGGCGAGGTCCTTAAGTTTTTTAACCAAGGCTTTTTTCTCCTTGTCTACCGTATATTTTGGCTTAAAGTCGTTTTCTACATCAACCCCAAGTTCTTTGGACGGAAGGTCTACGATATGTCCGAAACTAGATTCAACTTGGTATTCTTTTCCGAGAAAACGTTCTATGGTCTTTGCCTTTGCGGGGGACTCAACAATAACTAAATTCTTTGGCATGCACTGGGTTTTGTGGTAACAAAAGTATATCAAAAATTCGATTTTGGATTTTTTGCCAAATCGCAATCAAAAAAATATCCCGCAAAAAACGGGATATTTATTATTGATACAGTGCTTTTAGTCCAGCCCTATCTGGCTGATGAGCTTAATGTCGTTGTCCAAATACTCATATTGATACAGCACGCCATCCCCTACCATGATCAGATGATTTTCCAGAGGAATCACATCAAACGTAACAATATTTTCAAAATGATTTAACTCGATCAAGTCATTGATATCGGTTTTATCATAGACCTTGAGCCCAGAATCACCATCGCAAACAAACAGCTTCTCGTCCTTGATTCCCAAACCGTAGGGACCATCCATGGGATATTGGACCGCCAATTCTGGATTTTCAATGTCTGAAATATCCACAATGAACAACCCGCTTTCGGTGGCACCGCACCAGTTGCCCCCTCTTAGAGTTACATACGCGTAGTCGCCATCCACCACAACGGGATCGCAGGCTGTGCCGTGCTGAAATTCCGAAATCAAGGAGGGCACTGCTGGGTCTGTTATGTCATAAATGTACATCCCACGCATACTGCCCAAAAACAAATAGGTACCGTTGTAAAAAATGGTCTCAATGTCGAATCCAGCATAAACATCGTCCAAATTCTGTGGGTTTTCCAAATCGGAAATATTGAACACATTAATATTATGGCTGTCCACAGCGTAGAGATAATCCTCTACAATCTTAAAACGGGCCAAAGAACCCCCTTGCCCGGTACCACCTGAAGCATCATTGGCAAGCGCAAAGTCTTCCATAAAAATAACACCGCCATTTTGTTGCTCAACTTCAGATTTAAGTCTGCGCTCTGTACTGGTCTCCCAACCGATGATCATCTCCGTATCATAATTAACATCTCCATTTTCCACTAAATCGGCTTCAAACGGAAAGAAAATATTTCCGTAGAGCACATTTTCCAGTCGATTGACCAAGGAAATATTGTTAATGTCAGAAATATCAATTACCACCAAATCCATAAGACTATCTGCGTAGAGATAATCGTCCTTCACTGAAATATCCACGTTTCCAGGAATAGTGATAAAGGCTATCTTAACAGGTTGCTCAGGATTGCTATTGTCAATTACATGAATACCTTGATACATGTCATTGATGAAAATGTAGTCTTGGTAGGTATAGACCTTTCCAGATTCGTGAATAGGTCGTGGAGCGATAATATCCACACTAGTGGCAAATTCCGCCTTGTCAATTATCAGCGGGCGTGCAACGATGTAATCGGCATATTCACCATCAGGCTCATCATTGTTGTCGCAGGAGATAAAAAAAAGTGTGGTCAGGGAAAACAGGAATAGAATTTTCTTTTTCATGTGCGTTTGTTTTTTGGATAAATCTTTCCTTTTAGATAGATGATTTTAAACTAAGTTGCGTCAGAAGACCACTGAAGATTATAAAATTGAAAAAATATCACTGCTTCAAATTACTCCTATTTAGCAACTTACATCATTTTTATTTTCTGAATGCACTTGGGGAGATGTTTTATCCTTCCTACAAAACAAATATTTCTGTTTACTTAAAATTTAAGTATTTTTGACAATGTTCAGCCTCCACTAAAATTTTTGAGGTTGAACATTTTTAGAAAAATTACAAGGAGGTACAAAAAAACGATTTGGAGAAGTCTTACGTTCTTTAGAAAATCGATAACCATTTCTACCCATCAAGGTGTTTTCACCTTACCTCCCGGTTCAAAAGATCCAATATCAAAATCTCTTTACATAAATAAAGGTTATGAGTTTGGCTTTGTCAACGATGTTATGAAGTTTTTACAGGATGCTAAATATTTCAATAAAGGGGAAGGCACAATAGTAGATGTTGGAGCAAACAATGGCGTAATCTCTATAGGTGCATTGACAAATGGGGAGGTGTCTAATGCTATTGCCATTGAACCCGATATCAACAATTTTTCTGTGCTTACCCATAATATTAAACAAAATAATCTTGAGCATGCTTTCAAGACCTTGAATTATGCAGTATCGGATAATGCATCTATTCTGCAATTGGAAATAAGCAAATCCAATTTGGGGGATCACCGAATTCAGAAACCAACATCTACAAGGGAACTGTTCAAGGAATCCAAAAGAAAAGTAGTAGATGTTAAAAGCGACACACTGGATAATCTTCTCAAGGATATTGACCCTAACAACATTTCTTTAGTATGGGTTGATGTTCAAGGACACGAGGGTTATGTTTTTCAAGGTGCTCAAAAAATCCTTTCCTACGGTATTCCAGTTGTTTCAGAAATCTGGCCCTATGGAATAGAACGATCAGGGATGTCTCAGCAACAATTTTGTGACATTGTCTCAGCTCAATGGACTTATTTTTGGGTAAGGCGAAAGACAGGTTTTGTCCAATATTCCGTAACAGATTTTCATGAATTTCTAGAAGAACTTGGAGGCGATGGTGACTTCAATAACGTGATTTTTACCGCTAAGTTGATTTCAAATCAGCATTCCCGCCCATAAAGACTAAGCCTTTCAATTATCAATAAATTTACTGCCAAATTGTCACTAAAATGGAATAAGCACTATCTTTGCAGCCCATTGCACGAATATGATAAAGGACGAAAGCGTAGAAAAAATAATAGACGAAAGCCAGCAAGGAAGCACTTTGGCTCTGGAGAATAACGACAAGAACACCCGTAAGCTCTATATTGAAAGTTATGGGTGCCAGATGAATTTTTCCGATAGTGAAATCGTCGCCTCCATTTTGGCCAAGGAAGGATTCAACACCACCCAAATCTTGGATGAGGCCGACTTGGTTCTGGTGAACACCTGTTCCATCCGTGAAAAGGCGGAGCAGACCGTTCGCAAGCGCTTGGAAAAATTCAATGCGGTCAAAAAAACCAACCCTGGAATGAAGGTGGGCGTGTTGGGTTGTATGGCAGAACGGTTGAAAAGCAAATTCCTGGAAGAGGAAAAAATAGTGGACATGGTCGTGGGGCCCGATGCTTATAAAGACCTGCCCAACCTTATCCAAGAAATTGATGAAGGTCGCAATGCCGTGAACGTTATCCTTTCCAAGGACGAAACTTATGGTGATGTTGCTCCAGTGCGTTTGAATTCCAATGGCGTAACGGCTTTTGTGTCCATTACTCGTGGTTGTGATAATATGTGTACCTTCTGTGTGGTGCCCTTTACCCGGGGACGGGAGCGTAGCCGTGACCCCCAGTCCATTTTACAGGAAGTGAACGATCTTTGGGAACGAGGCTTTAAAGAAGTGACCCTTTTGGGGCAAAATGTGGATAGTTACCTCTGGTACGGCGGTGGATTGAAAAAGGATTTTGAAAAGGCTTCTGATATACAGAAGGCCACTTCGGTGAATTTTGCCAAACTTTTGGAACTGGTGGCCGAGGCGCAGCCCAAAATGCGTATCCGGTTTTCCACATCCAATCCACAGGACATGACCTTGGATGTCATCGAGTCCATGGCCAAATATGAAAATATCTGCAACTACATCCATTTGCCCGTGCAAAGTGGAAGTAATCGAATTTTAAAGGCGATGAACCGCCTGCATACCCGTGAGGAATATTTTGAGCTCATTGACAACATCCGAAAAATCATTCCCGATTGTGCCATAAGTCAGGATATGATTTCGGGCTTCCCCACCGAAACCGAAGAGGACCATCAAGACACCTTGAGTTTGATGGAATATGTGAAGTACGACTTCGGTTTCATGTTCGCCTATTCGGAACGTCCCGGAACGCTCGCCGAACGAAAATTGGAAGATGACATTCCCGAGGCGACCAAAAAAAGACGTTTGCAGGAAATCATCGAAATACAGCAAAAGCATAGCCATTATCGCACCCAACAACATTTGGGCAAAACCGAAGAAGTCCTGATCGAGGGCACTTCCAAAAAATCCGATGCCCATTGGATGGGTCGTAATTCGCAAAACACTGTAGTGGTCTTCCCAAAAGAACACTATAAAGTGGGTGATTTTGTCAATGTAAAAATCAATGAATGCACCTCCGCCACTTTGATTGGCGAAGCAGTGGGGCATTCAAAAAATAATTAATAATCGTTTGTCATTCCGCACCGTGCTACGACTATGGTCAGCATTCATGCGGAATCCAAATTAAAACATAAAGATTCCTGCCTCCGCAGGAATAACATAAATGGAAAGTATTCAATCAATAAAACAGCGGTTCGAGCTAATTGGTAACGACGTAAAGCTCAACCGTGCCATAGAAAAGGCCATGCAGGTGGCCCCTACGGACATTTCGGTGTTGGTGACCGGGGAAAGTGGGGTTGGTAAAGAAGCAATTCCTAAAATCATCCATTCCCTATCGCACCGCAAACACGCCAAATATATTGCCGTAAACTGCGGCGCTATCCCCGAGGGAACCATAGACAGTGAACTGTTTGGTCACGAAAAAGGAGCTTTTACTGGAGCCACACAGACCCGTAGTGGGTATTTTGAGGTAGCCGACGGCGGAACCATATTCTTGGATGAAGTAGGGGAACTTCCATTAACGACCCAAGTGCGATTGCTCAGAGTTTTGGAAAATGGCGAATTTCTTAAAGTAGGCTCTTCCCAAGTGCAGAAAACCGATGTACGCATTGTGGCCGCTACCAACATCAATATGTTCGAGGCCATTAAAAATGAAAAATTCAGGGAAGATTTGTACTACCGATTGAGCACAGTGGAAATCAATATCCCACCACTTCGCGAGCGGCAGGACGATATTCATTTGCTGTTCCGAAAATTCGCTTCGGATTTTGGCCAGAAATATAAAATGCCCACCATCCGCTTGGAAGATGATGCCGTCCATTTACTTACAAAATATCGTTGGCCTGGAAACATTAGACAACTCCGGAACATTGCCGAGCAAATTTCGGTGCTAGAGGAAAACAGAATCATCTCGGCCACCACCTTGAACAGCTATTTGCCCAATGCAAGTACTTCCAATCTACCCGCGGTGGTCGGGCAGACCAAAAAGGAAGGGGACTTTAGCAACGAAAGGGAGATTTTGTATAAGGTGTTGTTCGACATGAAAGGTGACCTCAACGATTTGAAAAAACTCACCTTGGAACTATTAAAGCACGACAATTCTGAAAAGGTGCAGGAAGAAAATGAAACCTTGATCCGAAAAATTTACGGAAATAAGGAAGAAGAGGACATAGAAGCTGAAGAAAGCAGTATGGCCGAAGTTCTCCATTTACCCGAACCTGTGGTGGAAAAGCCAGTGAGCATTCCCCAGCCACAAGAAGACCGCTATCATTTTGCCGAGGAAATTGAAGAAGAAGAAACCCTATCTTTACAAGAAAAGGAAATAGAACTCATAAAAAAATCGCTGGAGCGCAATCGTGGAAAACGAAAAGCCGCAGCTGCCGAATTGGGGATTTCCGAACGGACTTTGTATCGAAAAATAAAACAATACGATTTGTAAATTGCCAACTTTAGTGCACGAAATGAAAATGAAAAGAAAAAATGGTTTTAAGGTTGGACTGCTTACATTGGTCCTGAGTTTGTACGGTTGCGGTGCCTATAATTTTTCTGGAGCCGATATTGGAACCGCCACGACGTTTCAGGTAAATTTCTTCCAGAATTATGCGGATCAGACTCCAAGATCGGTTATTGTTCCTGGTTTGGACCGTGACTTTACCTTGGCTTTGCAGGATATGATCAATAATCTTACCAGTCTATCCCTCACGGGAAGCAACGGAGATTTGTTGTACGAAGGGGAAATTGTGGAATACAAAGTGGTGCCCATGACAGCAACGGCGGATCAGCGGACTGCACAAAACCGACTTACCATGAGCGTCAATGTTCGGTTTTTTAACAACACCAAGGAAGATGCGGATTTTGAACGTCGTTTTTCCTTTTTCTATGATTTTGATGCGGCGGCTTCATTAACATCGATTCAGGCGGTGGCGCACGAAGAGATTTTTGAACGGCTCACCCAAGATATTTTTAATGCCTCCTTGGGAAATTGGTAGATTTTATGAACGTATCGGATTTTATACAGATTCTTCAAAACTCGAACACCATCCTATCCCCAAAACAAACGCGGGAACTGGAAGATATGATTGAGGAGTATCCCTATTTTCAAGCAGCACGCGCATTGCATTTAAAGGGGCTGAAAAATCTCGATAGCTATAAATACAACAACGCCTTAAAAGTTACAGCCGCCCATACTGCGGACAGGGATGTACTTTTTGATTAC
Encoded here:
- the miaB gene encoding tRNA (N6-isopentenyl adenosine(37)-C2)-methylthiotransferase MiaB, with product MIKDESVEKIIDESQQGSTLALENNDKNTRKLYIESYGCQMNFSDSEIVASILAKEGFNTTQILDEADLVLVNTCSIREKAEQTVRKRLEKFNAVKKTNPGMKVGVLGCMAERLKSKFLEEEKIVDMVVGPDAYKDLPNLIQEIDEGRNAVNVILSKDETYGDVAPVRLNSNGVTAFVSITRGCDNMCTFCVVPFTRGRERSRDPQSILQEVNDLWERGFKEVTLLGQNVDSYLWYGGGLKKDFEKASDIQKATSVNFAKLLELVAEAQPKMRIRFSTSNPQDMTLDVIESMAKYENICNYIHLPVQSGSNRILKAMNRLHTREEYFELIDNIRKIIPDCAISQDMISGFPTETEEDHQDTLSLMEYVKYDFGFMFAYSERPGTLAERKLEDDIPEATKKRRLQEIIEIQQKHSHYRTQQHLGKTEEVLIEGTSKKSDAHWMGRNSQNTVVVFPKEHYKVGDFVNVKINECTSATLIGEAVGHSKNN
- the topA gene encoding type I DNA topoisomerase; the encoded protein is MPKNLVIVESPAKAKTIERFLGKEYQVESSFGHIVDLPSKELGVDVENDFKPKYTVDKEKKALVKKLKDLAEKADTIWLASDEDREGEAISWHLAEELKLDKSKVKRIVFNSITKSAIQKAIENPREINYNLVNAQQARRVLDRLVGYELSPVLWKKIKPGLSAGRVQSVAVRLIVEREREIDAFTPEASFRIKAEFKTADGNVFSARLNKTFSDKEAAEAFLKQNMGADFSVANLDKKPAKKSPAPPFTTSTLQQEASRKLYFSVSRTMQVAQRLYEAGLITYMRTDSVNLSNEALGAAKDAIIENYGDSYSQVRNYTGKSKGAQEAHEAIRPTDMKLQSPSLERDQSKLYELIWKRTLASQMSDAQLERTNVKIQANKHQEEFTANGEVVKFDGFLKVYLEGTDEEDSAEEQEGMLPAMQVGEALQNVFISATERFTRPPYRYTEASLVKKLEELGIGRPSTYAPTISTIQNRGYVEKGSVEGTERNYLQLVLEEGKLSEKKLSEMVGSDKGKLVPTDIGMIVNDFLVSHFTKILDYNFTAQVEEDFDEIAAGDEDWQHMMKSFYKEFHPNVLEVEENAERASGERVLGVDPKSGRQVAARLGRFGPMVQIGTVDEEEKPLFASLLPDQSINTITFEEAMELFQLPRKLGEYKGEEIEANVGRYGPYVRFGKKFISLGQGESAFDVDLDRAIELIKEKEKADAPIASYEGKEVTKGKGRFGPFIKWDGMFINVNKKYDFDNLSQSDIEELIEDKKKKEAEKVVQEWPEEKIRIEKARWGRHNIIKGRVKVELSKDVDASKVSLEEAKALLEKKTPKKKAKSKAKK
- a CDS encoding LVIVD repeat-containing protein, whose translation is MKKKILFLFSLTTLFFISCDNNDEPDGEYADYIVARPLIIDKAEFATSVDIIAPRPIHESGKVYTYQDYIFINDMYQGIHVIDNSNPEQPVKIAFITIPGNVDISVKDDYLYADSLMDLVVIDISDINNISLVNRLENVLYGNIFFPFEADLVENGDVNYDTEMIIGWETSTERRLKSEVEQQNGGVIFMEDFALANDASGGTGQGGSLARFKIVEDYLYAVDSHNINVFNISDLENPQNLDDVYAGFDIETIFYNGTYLFLGSMRGMYIYDITDPAVPSLISEFQHGTACDPVVVDGDYAYVTLRGGNWCGATESGLFIVDISDIENPELAVQYPMDGPYGLGIKDEKLFVCDGDSGLKVYDKTDINDLIELNHFENIVTFDVIPLENHLIMVGDGVLYQYEYLDNDIKLISQIGLD
- a CDS encoding sigma-54-dependent Fis family transcriptional regulator, which codes for MESIQSIKQRFELIGNDVKLNRAIEKAMQVAPTDISVLVTGESGVGKEAIPKIIHSLSHRKHAKYIAVNCGAIPEGTIDSELFGHEKGAFTGATQTRSGYFEVADGGTIFLDEVGELPLTTQVRLLRVLENGEFLKVGSSQVQKTDVRIVAATNINMFEAIKNEKFREDLYYRLSTVEINIPPLRERQDDIHLLFRKFASDFGQKYKMPTIRLEDDAVHLLTKYRWPGNIRQLRNIAEQISVLEENRIISATTLNSYLPNASTSNLPAVVGQTKKEGDFSNEREILYKVLFDMKGDLNDLKKLTLELLKHDNSEKVQEENETLIRKIYGNKEEEDIEAEESSMAEVLHLPEPVVEKPVSIPQPQEDRYHFAEEIEEEETLSLQEKEIELIKKSLERNRGKRKAAAAELGISERTLYRKIKQYDL
- a CDS encoding FkbM family methyltransferase; translation: MKFLQDAKYFNKGEGTIVDVGANNGVISIGALTNGEVSNAIAIEPDINNFSVLTHNIKQNNLEHAFKTLNYAVSDNASILQLEISKSNLGDHRIQKPTSTRELFKESKRKVVDVKSDTLDNLLKDIDPNNISLVWVDVQGHEGYVFQGAQKILSYGIPVVSEIWPYGIERSGMSQQQFCDIVSAQWTYFWVRRKTGFVQYSVTDFHEFLEELGGDGDFNNVIFTAKLISNQHSRP
- a CDS encoding LptE family protein; protein product: MKMKRKNGFKVGLLTLVLSLYGCGAYNFSGADIGTATTFQVNFFQNYADQTPRSVIVPGLDRDFTLALQDMINNLTSLSLTGSNGDLLYEGEIVEYKVVPMTATADQRTAQNRLTMSVNVRFFNNTKEDADFERRFSFFYDFDAAASLTSIQAVAHEEIFERLTQDIFNASLGNW